The Hymenobacter sp. 5317J-9 genome has a window encoding:
- a CDS encoding DUF2911 domain-containing protein encodes MKHFASFLATALLLATAAQAQTKLTAPPLSPTTRIHQNFSTSYIDLTYSRPSLRGRTAFGSLVPFGTVWRTGANTITKLRFGEEVKINGQAVPAGAYALLTIPDAKEWTFILNRDTAQWGSYEYKPALDVLRVKAKPTKLAAPVETMSLSVENLRPNAADLVVSWDRTQVALPLTADPDRMVMAQIEQAMKGEKKPYITAAQYYYNTGKDLTPAIGWVDEAIKASPSYYGYYWKAKLLQKQGKSKEAIEAANKSLELVKSDKNEVSKAEYTRLNQEVLAAAGAKK; translated from the coding sequence ATGAAACACTTCGCCTCATTCCTTGCCACGGCTTTGCTGCTGGCCACGGCCGCCCAGGCCCAGACCAAGCTCACGGCGCCGCCCCTGAGCCCCACCACGCGCATTCACCAAAACTTTTCTACTTCCTACATCGACCTCACGTACTCGCGGCCGTCGCTGCGGGGGCGCACGGCCTTTGGCAGCCTCGTGCCCTTCGGCACGGTGTGGCGCACGGGGGCCAACACCATCACCAAATTGCGCTTTGGCGAGGAAGTGAAAATCAACGGGCAAGCGGTGCCCGCCGGCGCCTACGCCCTGCTCACCATCCCCGACGCCAAGGAATGGACCTTCATCCTGAACCGCGACACGGCCCAGTGGGGCAGCTATGAGTACAAGCCGGCCCTCGACGTGCTGCGCGTGAAAGCCAAGCCCACCAAGCTAGCCGCGCCCGTCGAAACCATGTCATTATCGGTTGAAAACCTTCGCCCCAACGCCGCCGACCTCGTGGTGAGCTGGGACCGCACCCAAGTGGCCTTGCCCCTCACCGCCGACCCCGACCGCATGGTGATGGCCCAGATTGAGCAGGCCATGAAGGGTGAAAAGAAGCCCTACATCACCGCCGCCCAGTATTACTACAACACCGGCAAAGACCTCACGCCCGCCATCGGCTGGGTCGATGAGGCCATCAAGGCCAGCCCCAGCTACTACGGCTACTACTGGAAAGCCAAACTGCTGCAGAAGCAGGGCAAAAGCAAAGAAGCCATCGAAGCCGCCAATAAGTCGTTGGAGCTGGTCAAATCCGACAAAAACGAAGTCTCTAAAGCCGAATACACGCGCCTGAACCAAGAGGTGCTAGCCGCCGCGGGAGCGAAGAAATAG
- a CDS encoding GAF domain-containing protein translates to MESSIFPGLIPSYEHQRLAALQPYHVLGTPGQALFNDFVGVVAKLFDMPIALVSLVRAADVVFIGNAGLPEALVVDREDSMCSVAILNDDITEFRDIAAEPCNLVNPYVVQQLQLGFYAGQALRAPDGLAVGTLCVIDRRPRELSAVEQELLKELSLVAQELLSLQAAQAADPALVPALRARIDGPLQESLTRLNTLAELRQWEASADTEEARRYNDSRLEEARYLARTLFRELQAVPRQ, encoded by the coding sequence ATGGAAAGCTCCATTTTTCCTGGCCTGATTCCTTCTTACGAGCACCAGCGGCTGGCCGCTCTGCAGCCCTACCACGTGCTGGGAACGCCGGGGCAGGCGCTGTTCAACGATTTTGTGGGCGTCGTGGCCAAGCTTTTCGACATGCCCATTGCGTTGGTGAGCCTCGTGCGCGCCGCCGACGTGGTTTTTATCGGCAACGCGGGCCTGCCCGAAGCGCTGGTGGTGGACCGCGAGGACAGCATGTGCTCCGTGGCCATTCTCAACGACGACATCACCGAATTTCGCGACATCGCCGCCGAGCCCTGCAACTTGGTCAACCCTTACGTGGTGCAGCAGCTGCAGCTGGGCTTCTACGCCGGGCAGGCGTTGCGCGCGCCCGACGGCCTGGCCGTGGGTACTCTATGCGTCATCGACCGGCGGCCCCGTGAGCTTTCCGCGGTGGAGCAGGAACTACTCAAAGAACTCTCGCTGGTGGCCCAGGAGCTGCTGAGTCTGCAAGCCGCGCAGGCCGCCGACCCCGCGCTGGTGCCGGCGCTGCGCGCCCGCATCGACGGGCCGCTGCAGGAGTCGCTCACCCGCCTCAACACCCTGGCCGAGCTGCGCCAGTGGGAAGCGTCGGCCGACACCGAGGAAGCCCGTCGCTACAACGACTCGCGCCTAGAAGAAGCCCGCTACCTGGCCCGGACCTTGTTCCGCGAGCTGCAGGCCGTGCCAAGGCAGTAG
- a CDS encoding slipin family protein, translated as MSPLIIVLIVVAVLLSGLRIAQEYERAIVFRLGRFVGTRGPGLYWIIPILERQQTIDIRTKTVDLEQQETITKDSVTIKVNAVLWFRVVNPADAIIKVANFNQAVYQLSVTALRNIIGQHQLDEVLRERQQINSALLQIVDAATENWGVSVEMVEIKDVEIPESMQRAMAREAEAIREKRARIIKAEAELEASIKLTQGAKQMEESPIALELRRMQMLSEIGIDNNTTTVVLIPSEFTNAAKSFTQMVTQEKP; from the coding sequence ATGTCTCCGCTCATCATCGTTCTCATCGTTGTCGCCGTTCTCCTCTCCGGCCTGCGCATTGCGCAGGAATACGAGCGGGCCATTGTGTTTCGGCTGGGCCGGTTTGTGGGCACGCGCGGCCCGGGGCTGTACTGGATAATTCCGATTCTGGAACGCCAGCAAACCATTGATATCCGCACCAAAACGGTGGATTTGGAGCAGCAGGAAACCATCACCAAGGACAGCGTGACCATCAAGGTGAACGCCGTGCTGTGGTTTCGGGTGGTGAACCCGGCCGATGCCATCATTAAAGTGGCCAACTTCAACCAGGCGGTTTACCAATTGTCGGTCACGGCGCTGCGCAACATCATCGGCCAGCACCAGCTGGACGAGGTGCTGCGCGAGCGCCAGCAAATCAACTCCGCGCTGCTGCAGATTGTGGACGCCGCCACCGAAAACTGGGGCGTGAGCGTGGAAATGGTCGAAATAAAAGACGTGGAAATTCCGGAGTCCATGCAGCGGGCCATGGCGCGCGAGGCCGAGGCCATTCGCGAGAAGCGCGCCCGCATCATCAAGGCCGAGGCCGAGCTGGAAGCGAGCATCAAGCTCACGCAGGGCGCCAAGCAAATGGAGGAAAGCCCCATTGCCCTGGAGCTGCGCCGCATGCAGATGCTCTCCGAAATCGGCATCGACAACAACACCACGACGGTGGTGCTCATCCCTTCCGAGTTCACGAACGCCGCCAAAAGCTTCACCCAAATGGTGACGCAGGAGAAGCCGTAA
- a CDS encoding DinB family protein, producing MKPAPFLAALEAAVTEMRNTVQTEFAPLDAVLLNQRVAPSSWSMLECVEHLNRYSRYYNAAFAKALAQPGAASTTEVRYSWLGRKSVEMMRPTNGKKSSTLTRLNPLGSQLGNEVLTEFDQHQARLLALLGQAAKADLNRRVVPVEFFRLLKLRLGEALEFVVVHQQRHVQQAQRVQAALRTELAT from the coding sequence ATGAAACCTGCCCCTTTCCTCGCTGCTCTCGAAGCCGCTGTGACCGAAATGCGCAATACGGTCCAGACCGAATTCGCCCCGCTCGATGCCGTGCTGCTCAACCAGCGGGTAGCTCCTTCCAGTTGGAGCATGCTCGAATGCGTGGAGCACCTGAACCGGTACAGCCGCTACTACAATGCCGCTTTTGCGAAGGCCTTGGCCCAGCCCGGTGCCGCGTCAACTACCGAAGTGAGATACTCGTGGCTGGGTCGCAAATCGGTGGAAATGATGCGGCCCACCAACGGCAAAAAAAGCAGCACCCTTACGCGCCTGAACCCGTTGGGGAGCCAGTTGGGCAACGAAGTACTCACCGAATTCGACCAACACCAGGCTCGCCTCCTGGCCCTGCTAGGCCAAGCCGCCAAAGCCGACCTTAACCGACGGGTGGTGCCCGTTGAGTTTTTTCGGCTGTTGAAGCTGCGTTTGGGCGAAGCCTTGGAGTTTGTGGTAGTTCATCAGCAGCGGCACGTGCAACAGGCACAACGCGTGCAGGCTGCGCTACGCACCGAGCTAGCCACTTGA
- a CDS encoding GNAT family N-acetyltransferase, whose product MTSSDFVFRWYRAADEAAVMALFRSNIAPYFLDSEASDLCNFLRQEPGAYFVAEWRAGTALAGQLAAAGGYALNNPHAVLTWGMVDRSLHGQGVGRAFTQFRIAACRQAFPGRAIEINTSQHTAEFYEKLGFRTLAVEVGGWGPGLDNVHMLLPA is encoded by the coding sequence ATGACATCTTCAGATTTCGTTTTTCGCTGGTACCGCGCTGCCGATGAGGCTGCCGTGATGGCGCTATTCCGCAGCAACATTGCTCCGTATTTTCTCGACTCGGAAGCCTCTGACCTTTGCAACTTCTTGCGGCAAGAGCCAGGGGCGTATTTCGTGGCCGAGTGGCGGGCAGGAACTGCGCTGGCAGGCCAGCTGGCAGCGGCCGGCGGCTACGCCCTGAATAATCCCCACGCCGTGCTTACCTGGGGTATGGTAGACCGAAGCCTGCACGGGCAGGGGGTGGGCCGCGCATTCACGCAGTTTCGCATTGCTGCCTGCCGGCAAGCATTTCCGGGCCGGGCCATTGAAATCAATACCTCGCAGCACACAGCGGAATTCTATGAAAAGTTGGGCTTCCGCACCTTAGCTGTAGAGGTCGGCGGTTGGGGACCTGGCCTCGACAATGTGCATATGCTGCTCCCGGCCTGA
- a CDS encoding type IA DNA topoisomerase, with the protein MIVCIAEKPSVAREIANVLGATRRMDGYLEGNGYQVTWTFGHFCQLKEPDDYQPEWKRWSLHNLPMIPDQFGIKLMRRDAGVVSQFNTIKKLVDGATEVINCGDAGQEGEVIQRWVLMEAKCRKPVKRLWISSLTEEAIRQGFANLREAKEFDSLYQAGKSRAVGDWLLGLNATRLFTLKYTTYQDKQLLSIGRVQTPTLALLVERWHEIQNFKPEPYWVLKTEYRGTLFSHMAAPDKAKDADAAPDTKSRLRALGYFVTEEEAREALEAVRPAPLRVTDVEIKKGRESPPRLFDLTSLQVQCNNQLGLSAEDTLKIVQALYEKKAVSYPRVDTTFLPDDQYPKIPGILRGISGYEALTAPLLAAKIPKTPKVFNNNKVTDHHAIIPTGAAGPGGGMETSVYDIITRRFIAAFYPDCEVSNTTVLAEAAERPFRVRGRQILNPGWRVVYGDPTQQAAPKPAPAPGAAGAAAEADDDAVSTVLPNFVKGESGPHEPRLDSKMTQPPKDYTEATLLRGMETAGRNIDDEELRQAMKENGIGRPSTRAAIIETLFKRNYIRREKKRIVPTPTGVELIGLIRNPTLKSAELTGQWEHKLRQIERGELSSEGFLGELSGLVKEMVAEVKNDGRGRMVTSGSAELAVQAAQNGGAAASSKVPAGMTGSRPTKAGGPATLPGANGLGYCPACKTGHVVRGKTAFGCVRFREGCTFRLPTEVHGKKLSDPQVKALLAKGRTPVMKGFVGAEGQKFDAAIGLDTSFQPMLLQVAEAKPGAAPDSGLIPCPVCKLGTMLKGKAAYGCSRFREDCQFRVAFEWGGKQLTETQLKQLLRKGETSVIKGFISSKTGKKYDAALKVEDGRVVPVFG; encoded by the coding sequence GTGATAGTTTGCATTGCCGAAAAGCCCAGCGTCGCCCGTGAGATTGCCAACGTGCTGGGCGCCACCCGCCGCATGGACGGCTACCTGGAAGGCAACGGCTACCAGGTGACGTGGACCTTCGGCCACTTCTGCCAGCTGAAAGAGCCCGACGACTACCAGCCCGAGTGGAAGCGTTGGAGCCTGCACAACCTGCCCATGATTCCGGACCAGTTCGGCATCAAGCTCATGCGGCGCGACGCGGGCGTGGTCAGCCAGTTCAATACCATCAAGAAGCTGGTGGACGGGGCCACCGAAGTCATTAACTGCGGCGACGCCGGGCAGGAAGGGGAGGTGATTCAGCGCTGGGTGCTGATGGAGGCCAAGTGCCGCAAGCCCGTGAAGCGCCTCTGGATTTCGTCACTGACCGAGGAGGCCATCCGGCAGGGCTTTGCGAACCTGCGCGAGGCTAAGGAGTTCGACAGCCTCTACCAGGCCGGCAAGAGCCGCGCCGTGGGCGACTGGCTGCTGGGCCTGAACGCCACGCGCCTCTTTACCCTCAAATACACCACCTACCAGGACAAGCAGCTGCTGAGCATCGGGCGCGTGCAAACGCCCACGTTGGCCCTGCTGGTGGAGCGCTGGCACGAAATCCAGAACTTCAAGCCGGAGCCGTATTGGGTGCTGAAGACCGAATACCGAGGCACCCTCTTCAGCCACATGGCCGCGCCCGACAAAGCCAAGGACGCCGACGCCGCGCCCGATACCAAGAGCCGCCTGCGCGCCCTGGGTTACTTCGTGACCGAAGAAGAAGCCCGCGAAGCCCTCGAAGCCGTGCGCCCCGCCCCGCTGCGCGTGACCGATGTGGAGATTAAGAAAGGCCGCGAATCCCCGCCGCGCCTCTTCGACCTGACCTCGCTGCAGGTGCAGTGCAACAACCAGCTGGGCCTTTCGGCCGAGGACACGCTGAAAATTGTGCAGGCCCTGTACGAGAAGAAGGCTGTGAGCTACCCGCGCGTCGATACCACCTTCCTGCCCGACGACCAGTACCCGAAAATTCCCGGCATCCTGCGCGGCATTTCGGGCTACGAGGCGCTGACGGCCCCGCTGCTGGCCGCCAAGATTCCGAAAACGCCCAAAGTCTTCAACAACAACAAGGTGACGGACCACCACGCCATCATTCCGACGGGCGCGGCCGGCCCCGGCGGCGGCATGGAAACCAGCGTCTACGACATCATCACGCGCCGCTTTATTGCCGCCTTTTACCCCGACTGCGAGGTGAGCAACACCACCGTGCTGGCCGAAGCCGCTGAGCGCCCCTTCCGCGTGCGCGGTCGCCAGATTCTGAACCCCGGCTGGCGCGTGGTGTACGGCGACCCAACCCAACAGGCCGCTCCTAAACCGGCCCCCGCGCCTGGGGCCGCCGGCGCGGCTGCCGAAGCCGACGATGACGCCGTCTCCACGGTGTTGCCCAACTTCGTGAAGGGCGAAAGCGGCCCGCACGAGCCGCGCCTCGACAGCAAAATGACCCAGCCGCCCAAAGACTACACCGAGGCCACGCTGCTGCGCGGCATGGAAACGGCGGGCCGCAACATCGACGACGAGGAGCTGCGCCAGGCCATGAAGGAAAACGGCATCGGCCGCCCCAGCACCCGCGCTGCCATCATCGAAACGCTGTTCAAGCGCAACTACATCCGGCGCGAAAAGAAGCGCATCGTACCCACGCCCACCGGGGTGGAGCTCATCGGCCTCATCCGCAACCCGACCCTAAAATCGGCGGAGCTCACGGGCCAGTGGGAGCACAAGCTGCGCCAGATTGAGCGCGGTGAGCTGTCGTCGGAAGGCTTTTTGGGCGAATTGTCGGGGCTGGTGAAGGAGATGGTGGCCGAAGTGAAAAACGACGGCCGCGGCCGCATGGTGACCTCGGGCAGCGCCGAGCTGGCGGTGCAGGCCGCCCAGAACGGCGGCGCGGCTGCCAGCAGCAAAGTGCCCGCCGGCATGACCGGCAGCCGCCCCACCAAGGCCGGCGGCCCGGCCACGCTGCCCGGCGCCAACGGCCTGGGCTACTGCCCGGCCTGCAAAACCGGCCACGTGGTGCGCGGCAAAACGGCTTTCGGCTGCGTGCGCTTCCGCGAAGGCTGCACCTTCCGGCTGCCCACCGAAGTGCACGGCAAAAAGCTCAGCGACCCGCAGGTGAAAGCCCTGCTGGCCAAAGGCCGCACGCCGGTGATGAAAGGCTTTGTGGGGGCCGAGGGCCAGAAGTTCGATGCTGCTATCGGGCTCGATACCAGCTTCCAGCCCATGCTGCTGCAAGTGGCCGAAGCCAAGCCCGGCGCCGCGCCCGATTCAGGTCTGATTCCGTGCCCGGTGTGCAAGCTCGGCACCATGCTCAAGGGCAAGGCGGCCTACGGCTGCTCGCGATTCCGCGAAGACTGTCAGTTCCGGGTGGCCTTCGAGTGGGGCGGCAAGCAGCTCACCGAAACCCAGCTCAAGCAGCTGCTGCGCAAGGGCGAAACCAGCGTCATCAAAGGTTTTATTTCCAGCAAAACCGGCAAGAAATACGACGCCGCGCTGAAAGTGGAAGACGGGCGCGTGGTGCCGGTGTTTGGGTAG
- a CDS encoding T9SS type A sorting domain-containing protein: MKRLVLPYLVLALGALPARAQWNPNPAQNLAVRDVAGTGEVTPRISPAPNGGTWVSWFETVATTNYQMRLQLLDVNGRPQLGTAGLLVSNQPQGTALYRYDLKTDNAGNAILAFQDTRTGANQCVAYKISPTGQQLWGANGIALLDADATSGLSPSIGVTFGNNVVIGWNSSGTANAAHASKWVSFQKLSPTGTALGGVQRVQDPVKRYSRPGFVAMTTNAFGADDVVMQYVEETGSGLGVSTVFAQRFSTTGAPVWAAPVRVSDKTIGFAAFPELVPDGSGGFYVLLGSGNPASATLGDMYAQRILADGSQPWGPTGTELLTGTATARIGGSLQYVAARNEVWAVVNELNTTQSNSGFTVQRLNPATGAAQLGPNGVPVLSVSASYYSAQSLRDTGTGLIITYSENTSATTRALWATKVNYLGQSAFPTGSGNVALSSVASPKLNYSTLPFANGQLVNVWADQRTDDGIYAQTISDNGTLGVLGTRASQPAARPLALSPNPAEAPVLHLPLSKAQLLTVQVRDLTGRLVLELTTNAPAGEATLSLEAPQLAAGVYLVETTVAGQPWRGRWVKP, encoded by the coding sequence ATGAAACGACTTGTACTCCCGTATCTGGTTCTTGCGCTCGGTGCCCTGCCGGCGCGGGCGCAATGGAACCCCAACCCCGCGCAAAACCTGGCCGTGCGCGACGTAGCGGGCACTGGCGAGGTCACTCCCCGCATCTCGCCGGCCCCGAACGGCGGCACCTGGGTGTCGTGGTTCGAGACCGTGGCCACCACCAACTACCAGATGCGCCTGCAGCTGCTCGACGTGAACGGGCGGCCCCAGCTGGGCACGGCCGGCCTGCTGGTGAGCAACCAGCCCCAGGGCACCGCCCTTTACCGCTACGACCTCAAAACCGATAACGCGGGCAACGCCATCCTGGCGTTTCAGGACACGCGCACGGGCGCCAACCAGTGCGTGGCCTACAAGATTTCGCCCACCGGGCAGCAGCTCTGGGGCGCCAACGGCATTGCGCTGCTTGATGCCGACGCCACCTCCGGGTTGTCGCCCAGCATCGGGGTCACGTTCGGCAACAACGTGGTTATTGGGTGGAATTCCAGCGGCACAGCCAATGCGGCGCACGCCAGCAAATGGGTGTCGTTTCAGAAGCTTTCGCCCACGGGCACGGCCCTGGGCGGCGTGCAGCGCGTGCAAGACCCCGTGAAGCGCTACAGCCGCCCCGGCTTCGTGGCCATGACCACCAACGCCTTCGGGGCCGACGACGTGGTGATGCAGTACGTGGAAGAAACCGGCAGTGGGCTGGGCGTGTCCACGGTCTTCGCCCAGCGGTTTAGTACCACGGGCGCGCCGGTGTGGGCCGCGCCGGTACGCGTGAGCGACAAAACCATCGGCTTCGCGGCCTTCCCTGAGCTGGTGCCCGACGGCAGCGGCGGCTTCTACGTGCTGCTGGGCTCGGGCAACCCGGCCAGCGCCACGCTGGGCGACATGTACGCCCAGCGCATCCTGGCCGACGGCAGCCAGCCTTGGGGCCCCACCGGCACCGAACTACTGACGGGCACGGCCACGGCCCGCATCGGCGGCTCGCTGCAATACGTGGCGGCCCGCAACGAGGTATGGGCCGTGGTGAACGAGCTCAATACGACGCAAAGCAACTCCGGCTTCACGGTGCAGCGCCTCAACCCGGCCACGGGCGCCGCCCAGCTGGGGCCTAACGGCGTGCCCGTACTGAGCGTGAGCGCCAGCTACTACTCGGCCCAAAGCCTGCGCGACACCGGCACCGGCCTCATCATCACCTACTCCGAAAACACCAGCGCCACCACCCGCGCTCTGTGGGCCACCAAGGTGAATTACTTGGGGCAATCGGCTTTTCCCACGGGCAGCGGCAACGTTGCGCTCAGCAGCGTGGCCAGCCCCAAGCTGAATTACTCGACCCTGCCCTTCGCCAACGGCCAGCTGGTGAACGTGTGGGCCGACCAGCGCACCGACGACGGTATTTATGCCCAAACCATTAGCGACAACGGCACGCTGGGCGTGCTGGGCACCCGCGCCAGCCAGCCGGCCGCCCGGCCGCTGGCTCTCAGCCCCAACCCGGCCGAAGCGCCCGTGCTGCACCTCCCGCTGAGTAAGGCACAGCTCTTGACCGTGCAGGTGCGCGACCTGACCGGCCGCTTGGTGCTGGAACTGACCACGAACGCGCCCGCCGGCGAGGCAACGCTGTCCCTGGAAGCCCCGCAGCTGGCGGCTGGAGTCTACCTCGTTGAAACCACCGTGGCGGGCCAGCCCTGGCGAGGCCGCTGGGTGAAACCCTGA
- a CDS encoding SDR family oxidoreductase: MKILLTGATGYIGQRLLPLLATAGHDVVCLVRDARRFSLPENMPEALQARVSVAQGDLLKPDTLADVPTDIDAAYYLVHSMSGGSENFFQLEQQSAHHFTQYLNTTAARQVIYLSGITNDHGLSVHLRSRFAVEKVLAKAEKAQLTVLRASIIIGSGSASFEIIRDLVEKLPVMVTPRWLNSRCQPIGIRDVMFYLTAVLDNPACLGQAFDIGGPDVLTYREMLLGLAAERGYRRWIVTVPVLTPRLSSWWLYLVTSTTFSLAQSLVESLKNDTVCDLTWSIAAVIPHECMSYRAALALAFQRIEQNEVVSSWSDAISSGTMRQNYMDAIQIPKNGMFFDRQFMPFTRPVAEVLDNIWRIGGDRGWYKTDWLWQIRGLMDKAVGGPGLRRGRRSPSRLRAGDPLDFWRVLVADKAGRRLLLYAEMKLPGEAWLQFRIVDQEDGTNALEQLAAYRPRGLAGRLYWYSVLPFHGIIFKGMVKNIVRYRANAPMSTK; the protein is encoded by the coding sequence ATGAAAATCCTGCTCACCGGCGCCACCGGCTACATTGGCCAGCGCCTGCTGCCGCTGCTGGCCACCGCGGGCCACGACGTGGTATGCCTGGTGCGCGACGCCCGGCGCTTTTCGCTGCCCGAAAATATGCCCGAGGCCCTGCAGGCCCGCGTGAGCGTGGCCCAGGGCGACCTGCTGAAACCCGACACCCTGGCCGACGTGCCCACCGACATCGACGCCGCTTACTACCTGGTGCACTCCATGAGCGGCGGCAGCGAGAACTTCTTTCAACTGGAGCAGCAGTCGGCCCACCATTTCACGCAGTACCTCAATACCACCGCCGCCCGGCAGGTCATTTACCTTTCGGGCATTACCAACGACCACGGCCTGAGCGTACACTTGCGCTCGCGCTTTGCGGTGGAGAAGGTGCTGGCCAAGGCCGAGAAAGCCCAACTCACCGTGCTGCGCGCCAGCATCATCATCGGCTCGGGCTCGGCGTCGTTCGAAATCATTCGGGACTTGGTGGAAAAGCTGCCCGTGATGGTGACGCCGCGCTGGCTGAACTCGCGCTGCCAGCCCATCGGCATTCGCGACGTCATGTTTTACCTCACGGCCGTGCTCGACAACCCGGCCTGCTTGGGCCAAGCCTTCGACATTGGCGGGCCCGACGTGCTGACGTACCGCGAGATGCTGCTGGGCCTGGCCGCTGAGCGCGGCTACCGGCGCTGGATAGTGACCGTGCCCGTGCTCACGCCGCGGCTTTCCTCGTGGTGGCTGTACCTGGTCACGAGCACCACGTTTTCATTGGCCCAAAGCCTAGTCGAAAGCCTCAAAAACGACACCGTGTGCGACCTCACCTGGAGCATTGCGGCCGTGATTCCGCACGAGTGCATGAGCTACCGGGCCGCCCTGGCCCTGGCGTTTCAGCGCATCGAGCAGAACGAAGTGGTGAGCTCCTGGAGCGACGCCATCAGCTCAGGCACCATGCGCCAGAACTACATGGACGCCATTCAAATCCCCAAGAACGGCATGTTTTTCGACCGCCAGTTTATGCCTTTCACCCGGCCGGTGGCGGAGGTGCTCGACAACATCTGGCGCATTGGCGGCGACCGGGGCTGGTACAAAACCGACTGGCTCTGGCAGATTCGGGGGCTGATGGACAAGGCCGTGGGTGGCCCGGGCCTGCGCCGCGGCCGCCGCTCGCCCTCGCGCCTGCGGGCCGGCGACCCGCTCGACTTCTGGCGCGTGCTGGTGGCCGACAAGGCCGGCCGCCGCCTGTTGCTCTACGCCGAGATGAAGCTGCCCGGCGAGGCCTGGCTGCAGTTCCGCATCGTGGACCAAGAAGACGGCACTAACGCCCTGGAGCAGCTGGCCGCCTACCGGCCGCGCGGCCTGGCCGGGCGCCTGTACTGGTATTCGGTGCTGCCTTTCCACGGCATCATTTTCAAAGGCATGGTGAAGAATATTGTGCGGTACAGGGCAAACGCCCCAATGAGCACCAAATAG
- a CDS encoding Crp/Fnr family transcriptional regulator — protein MPVPTAHSLLTALLSQIPSLTTEEVANFARRWDQPILLRRGDFLVQPGQTEQRLCFVRHGLLRIYFPTAPGEETCVGFGHANSLLCSFPSFATGAASEYAIQALRQSELLAIGRTDFMDFLEQSPALARFWRLELEKALVGRMEHEIDLLLPEPAQRLARLRRRSPHIFQLVPRKYLASYLRMTPETLSRLR, from the coding sequence ATGCCTGTTCCTACTGCTCATTCCCTGCTTACGGCTCTGCTGAGCCAGATTCCTAGTTTAACCACTGAAGAAGTGGCCAATTTCGCCAGGCGCTGGGACCAGCCAATTTTATTGCGGCGTGGTGATTTTTTGGTGCAGCCCGGCCAAACAGAGCAGCGGCTGTGCTTTGTGCGGCACGGACTGCTGCGCATTTACTTCCCCACCGCGCCCGGCGAGGAAACCTGCGTGGGATTTGGCCACGCCAACTCACTGCTGTGCTCATTTCCATCGTTTGCCACCGGAGCCGCATCCGAATACGCTATACAGGCACTGCGGCAAAGCGAACTGCTTGCCATTGGGCGAACAGACTTTATGGACTTCCTGGAACAAAGCCCTGCCCTAGCCCGGTTCTGGCGGTTGGAGCTTGAAAAGGCACTGGTTGGCCGCATGGAGCACGAAATTGACCTGCTGCTGCCCGAGCCGGCGCAACGGCTGGCCCGCCTGCGACGGCGGAGCCCCCATATTTTTCAACTCGTCCCGCGCAAATACCTCGCTTCCTATCTGCGCATGACGCCCGAGACCCTGAGCCGGCTGCGGTAA